The following proteins come from a genomic window of Halomarina ordinaria:
- a CDS encoding helix-turn-helix transcriptional regulator, which produces MSRALGVWLLAVFLVVSAVPGGGAAAQSEPTPEFDRTTFDIEVMENGSARWTFEYSQPLETSADRSEFETFAAEFNESEQELYTDFQERARTLTTTGSEQTGRQMFPVDFERQAYVTPLGNKGVVEMSFRWEGFALVSDDRVVVGDVFDGGLYLAPNQRLQMSWDDDRLTYVSASPDADQQTSETVIWEAEDGGTQFYDEQPGLTLESPNATNESDTDDEDTPDSAVEGVLSPMSIGALLAALALCALALVRFDVVDRLGDDGDGGSEGTGDGAGGDSPGDGSSGGDGPGPPTTDAGVETSRDVGDDTDAEEGPDPVVEPGGPSEAADIPDELLLTDEDRVLRLLEENGGRMRQVDIVEGTDWSKSKVSMLLSDMEDDGLVNKLRVGRENIVSRDVESGSEPPSSGDDE; this is translated from the coding sequence ATGTCGCGCGCGCTGGGGGTGTGGCTGCTCGCCGTCTTCCTCGTCGTCTCTGCGGTTCCGGGCGGAGGAGCGGCGGCCCAGTCGGAACCGACCCCCGAGTTCGACCGCACGACGTTCGACATCGAGGTGATGGAGAACGGCTCCGCGCGCTGGACCTTCGAGTACTCACAGCCGCTCGAGACGTCGGCCGACCGTTCGGAGTTCGAGACGTTCGCGGCGGAGTTCAACGAGAGCGAACAGGAACTCTACACGGACTTCCAGGAACGAGCACGGACCCTGACGACCACCGGGAGCGAACAGACCGGACGCCAGATGTTCCCGGTCGACTTCGAGCGGCAGGCGTACGTCACCCCGCTCGGTAACAAGGGGGTCGTCGAGATGTCGTTCCGCTGGGAGGGGTTCGCGCTCGTCTCCGACGACCGCGTCGTCGTCGGAGACGTCTTCGACGGGGGGCTCTACCTCGCACCGAACCAGCGACTGCAGATGTCGTGGGACGACGACCGACTGACGTACGTCTCGGCGAGTCCCGACGCGGACCAGCAGACGTCGGAGACCGTCATCTGGGAGGCAGAGGACGGCGGGACGCAGTTCTACGACGAGCAGCCGGGGCTGACGCTCGAATCCCCCAACGCCACCAACGAGTCGGACACCGACGACGAGGACACCCCCGACTCGGCCGTCGAGGGAGTCCTCTCGCCGATGTCCATCGGCGCCCTGCTGGCCGCGCTCGCGCTCTGCGCGCTCGCGCTCGTCCGGTTCGACGTCGTCGACAGACTCGGCGACGATGGGGACGGCGGGAGTGAGGGCACCGGCGACGGCGCGGGCGGCGACAGTCCGGGTGACGGTTCGAGCGGTGGCGACGGTCCCGGCCCTCCGACGACGGACGCGGGTGTCGAGACGAGTCGGGACGTGGGTGACGACACCGACGCCGAGGAGGGTCCCGACCCGGTGGTCGAACCGGGAGGGCCGAGCGAGGCGGCGGACATCCCCGACGAGTTGCTGTTGACCGACGAGGACCGGGTCCTGCGCCTCCTCGAGGAGAACGGCGGGCGGATGCGGCAGGTCGACATCGTCGAGGGGACCGACTGGTCGAAGTCGAAGGTGAGCATGCTCCTCTCGGACATGGAGGACGACGGCCTGGTGAACAAACTCCGCGTCGGCCGGGAGAACATCGTCAGTCGGGACGTCGAGAGCGGGTCGGAGCCGCCGTCGTCCGGTGATGACGAGTGA
- a CDS encoding AI-2E family transporter, which translates to MNLSKGFLLALIAALLVLSAVLIRPFLQYVLGAVLLAYMLYPLQVRFEAYSSPTVAALSLVVLVVAGVVVPFVVVLGTVADSAERLLQNVDADAMQIGVIESRIEELTGREVDIAGELVRSGRDIGTVLFERSIEAVGTITFHLIGIVLALFIIYYLLKDGDDLLDWLHRTVPLPTDIQRDLYAEIDDVMWGVLFGHVFVGIVQGVVAGVGLAATGVPNAVFWTAVMVVLAMVPLVGAVPVWGGAVVYLYFTGEPLLAAGLFVYSVVVVGLTDDYLRPFAVDRYAKLNPAAILLGILGGAYAFGVMGLFFGPVILGALKASLRVGVDSWSRLDEGDVG; encoded by the coding sequence GTGAACCTCAGCAAAGGGTTTCTCCTCGCTCTCATCGCCGCCCTCCTCGTGCTGTCGGCCGTACTGATTCGGCCGTTTCTCCAGTACGTCCTCGGTGCCGTCCTCCTCGCCTACATGCTCTACCCGCTACAGGTTCGCTTCGAAGCGTACTCGTCGCCGACGGTGGCTGCACTCTCGCTCGTCGTCCTGGTCGTTGCCGGTGTCGTCGTCCCGTTCGTCGTCGTCCTCGGAACCGTCGCGGACAGTGCGGAGCGACTCCTCCAGAACGTCGACGCCGACGCGATGCAGATCGGAGTGATCGAATCGCGAATCGAGGAGCTCACCGGTCGAGAGGTCGATATCGCCGGGGAGCTCGTTCGCTCGGGACGGGATATCGGGACGGTTCTGTTCGAACGGTCCATCGAAGCAGTCGGTACGATCACGTTCCACCTCATCGGAATCGTGCTGGCGCTCTTTATCATCTACTACCTCCTCAAAGACGGTGACGACCTGCTCGACTGGCTTCACCGAACGGTCCCCCTCCCGACGGACATCCAGCGCGACCTCTACGCCGAGATCGACGACGTGATGTGGGGCGTCCTCTTCGGACACGTCTTCGTCGGCATCGTCCAGGGGGTCGTCGCCGGCGTCGGACTCGCCGCCACCGGCGTTCCCAATGCGGTGTTCTGGACGGCCGTCATGGTCGTTCTCGCCATGGTCCCGCTCGTCGGTGCGGTCCCGGTCTGGGGTGGAGCGGTGGTCTACCTCTACTTCACGGGCGAACCGTTGCTCGCCGCCGGATTGTTCGTCTACAGCGTCGTCGTCGTCGGACTCACAGACGACTACCTCCGTCCATTCGCCGTCGACAGGTACGCCAAACTCAACCCCGCCGCCATCCTCCTCGGTATCCTCGGCGGTGCGTACGCGTTCGGGGTTATGGGACTGTTCTTCGGACCCGTCATTCTCGGCGCGCTCAAAGCCTCCCTCCGCGTCGGCGTGGACAGCTGGTCCCGGCTCGACGAGGGCGACGTCGGCTGA
- a CDS encoding orc1/cdc6 family replication initiation protein, whose protein sequence is MGGPFSEINDTLFADKRMLEEEYQPETILERDAEVEAYQHALKDVLFGRNPANIFAYGKTGVGKTAVTKYMLAELATEARRREAADDVHLLIHNCNGASVYGTLRSLINDLRPAGEDPFPKKGLSVGDALEEFYARMDERGGTFLLVLDEIDHIDDPDPLLYDLPRARANGHLETARVGVIGISNNYRFRESLSPKVRDTLMEKEISFSPYDAGELVTILEHRAERAYVESACDGSAIRKAAALAARDTGGARQALDLLRTAGDLAEQRGDATVTDDHVGDAQEVVRRGRITNKIRDQTIHGQLVLEAVTHLNEHGRTPARSKEIQRAYERTARNWDRPPLTTLRSVQSHLGDLHMLGFLARYERNDGRDGGAYFEYDLNDIHPDAVVETREAIEAEYAE, encoded by the coding sequence ATGGGTGGCCCATTCAGCGAGATAAACGACACGCTGTTCGCGGACAAGCGGATGCTCGAAGAGGAGTACCAGCCGGAGACCATCCTGGAGCGCGACGCGGAGGTCGAAGCCTACCAGCACGCCCTGAAGGACGTCCTGTTCGGCCGCAACCCCGCGAACATCTTCGCCTACGGGAAGACAGGGGTCGGCAAGACCGCGGTCACGAAGTACATGCTCGCCGAGCTCGCGACCGAGGCGCGTCGTCGCGAGGCGGCCGACGACGTCCACCTCCTCATCCACAACTGCAACGGGGCGTCGGTGTACGGGACCCTCCGGAGCCTCATCAACGACCTCCGCCCGGCGGGGGAGGACCCGTTCCCGAAGAAGGGGCTGTCGGTCGGCGACGCGCTGGAGGAGTTCTACGCCCGGATGGACGAGCGCGGCGGGACGTTCCTGCTCGTCCTCGACGAGATAGACCACATCGACGACCCGGACCCTCTGCTCTACGACCTCCCGCGCGCTCGCGCGAACGGCCACCTCGAGACCGCACGCGTCGGCGTCATCGGCATCTCGAACAACTACCGCTTCCGCGAGTCGCTCTCGCCGAAGGTACGCGACACGCTGATGGAGAAGGAGATATCGTTCTCGCCGTACGACGCCGGCGAACTCGTCACCATCCTCGAACACCGCGCCGAGCGGGCGTACGTCGAGTCGGCCTGCGACGGGTCGGCCATCAGGAAGGCCGCGGCGCTCGCCGCCCGCGACACTGGCGGGGCGCGCCAGGCGCTCGACCTGCTCCGCACCGCCGGCGACCTGGCCGAACAGCGCGGCGACGCCACGGTGACCGACGACCACGTCGGCGACGCCCAGGAGGTCGTCCGCCGGGGTCGCATCACGAACAAGATTCGCGACCAGACCATCCACGGCCAACTCGTCCTCGAGGCGGTGACACACCTCAACGAGCACGGTCGGACCCCCGCCCGCTCGAAGGAGATACAGCGCGCCTACGAGCGGACCGCCCGGAACTGGGACCGGCCGCCGCTGACGACCCTCCGGAGCGTCCAGTCGCACCTCGGCGACCTCCACATGCTCGGCTTCCTCGCGCGCTACGAGCGAAACGACGGCCGGGACGGCGGAGCCTACTTCGAGTACGACCTCAACGATATCCACCCCGACGCCGTCGTCGAGACCCGCGAGGCCATCGAGGCCGAGTACGCCGAGTAG
- a CDS encoding DMT family transporter: MSRESVPVSPVLALAVAVLAVSTSAILVRFSDAPSSVKAFYRVLFTLALVAPLAATRSRAGVARLSRRDLLGAGVAGVALALHFGAWFESLEWTSVAASVTLVQAQPVFVAVGAAFLLDERVTGRAVAGILVALAGMALMAGADLLGAATTGARPLYGNALAVGAAVMTAVYVLAGRSIRRRVPLLPYVTVVYGVCTFVLLAVVVASAGADALWPYPPREWLLFVAMAAGPGLFGHTVVNWALGHVESSVVSVSLLAEPVGSTLLALALLAEVPGALTVLGGVVVLCGIGVTAAERR; encoded by the coding sequence GTGTCACGCGAGTCGGTCCCCGTCTCCCCCGTGCTGGCGCTCGCCGTCGCCGTCCTCGCCGTGAGTACGAGCGCCATCCTGGTCCGCTTCAGCGACGCGCCGAGTTCGGTGAAGGCGTTCTATCGCGTCCTGTTCACCCTCGCACTGGTCGCCCCCCTCGCCGCTACCCGGTCGCGGGCGGGGGTCGCGCGCCTCTCTCGACGCGACCTGCTCGGGGCGGGCGTCGCGGGCGTCGCGCTGGCGTTGCACTTCGGCGCGTGGTTCGAGAGCCTCGAGTGGACGAGCGTCGCCGCGAGCGTCACGCTCGTCCAGGCCCAGCCCGTGTTCGTGGCGGTCGGCGCGGCCTTCCTGCTCGACGAGCGCGTGACCGGCCGGGCCGTCGCGGGCATCCTCGTCGCGCTGGCCGGCATGGCGCTCATGGCCGGTGCCGACCTCCTCGGGGCCGCGACGACCGGTGCGCGCCCGCTGTACGGGAACGCGCTCGCCGTCGGTGCCGCCGTGATGACCGCCGTCTACGTGCTCGCCGGACGGTCGATTCGCCGGCGCGTCCCGCTCCTGCCGTACGTCACCGTCGTCTACGGCGTCTGTACGTTCGTCCTGCTCGCCGTCGTCGTCGCGAGCGCGGGAGCCGATGCGCTCTGGCCCTACCCGCCCCGCGAGTGGCTGTTGTTCGTGGCGATGGCGGCGGGGCCGGGGCTGTTCGGGCACACCGTCGTCAACTGGGCGCTGGGCCACGTCGAATCGAGCGTCGTGAGCGTCTCGCTGCTCGCGGAACCGGTCGGGAGCACGTTGCTCGCACTTGCGCTCCTCGCGGAGGTGCCGGGCGCGCTCACCGTCCTCGGTGGCGTCGTCGTCCTCTGCGGTATCGGCGTCACCGCGGCCGAGCGACGGTAG
- a CDS encoding SRPBCC family protein, producing the protein MAVFERETRVDAPFEGVWDFHSRIQGLEALTPQFMNLDVDRVVGPDGEENPETMEAGARAYSSVRPFGVGPRQRWVSVIVEREEDEDSAYFVDEMEDGPFPFWRHTHTFERDGEGTVVRDHVEYELPGGPLGEAAAAFGDLGFEPMFRYRHRKTRTLFEA; encoded by the coding sequence ATGGCCGTGTTCGAACGCGAGACTCGCGTCGACGCACCGTTCGAGGGCGTGTGGGACTTCCACTCGCGTATCCAGGGATTGGAGGCGCTCACCCCACAGTTCATGAACCTCGACGTCGACCGCGTCGTCGGCCCCGACGGCGAGGAGAACCCGGAGACGATGGAGGCTGGCGCCCGCGCGTACTCCTCGGTGCGCCCGTTCGGCGTCGGGCCGCGCCAGCGGTGGGTGTCGGTCATCGTCGAGCGTGAGGAAGACGAGGACAGCGCCTACTTCGTCGACGAGATGGAGGACGGACCGTTCCCCTTCTGGCGGCACACGCACACCTTCGAGCGCGACGGCGAGGGGACCGTCGTCCGCGACCACGTCGAGTACGAACTGCCGGGCGGACCGCTCGGTGAGGCGGCGGCCGCGTTCGGCGACCTCGGGTTCGAACCGATGTTCCGCTACCGCCACCGCAAGACCCGGACGCTGTTCGAGGCCTGA
- the lrpA1 gene encoding HTH-type transcriptional regulator LrpA1, whose translation MSVDTTENRILSVLEEDAQASYAEIAERAGVSKPTVRKYINKLENDGVIVGYSADVDPKKLSSTSIALVGIDVKSERYVEATRALKDLPEVEALYSSSGDHMIMAEVRATDGNAVGEVISERILSIDGVTAAHPSFLQERLK comes from the coding sequence ATGAGTGTGGACACCACCGAGAATCGCATCCTCTCGGTGCTCGAAGAGGACGCGCAGGCATCCTACGCGGAGATAGCCGAGCGTGCGGGGGTGTCGAAGCCGACGGTTCGAAAGTACATCAACAAACTCGAGAACGACGGCGTCATCGTCGGCTACTCCGCCGACGTCGACCCGAAGAAGCTCTCCAGTACGAGCATCGCACTGGTCGGCATCGACGTGAAGTCCGAGCGCTACGTTGAGGCGACCCGTGCGCTGAAGGACCTCCCGGAGGTCGAGGCGCTCTACTCCTCGTCCGGCGACCACATGATAATGGCCGAGGTGCGCGCCACCGACGGCAACGCCGTCGGGGAGGTCATCAGCGAGCGCATCCTCTCCATCGACGGCGTCACCGCCGCCCACCCGTCGTTCCTGCAGGAACGACTGAAGTGA
- a CDS encoding thiamine pyrophosphate-dependent enzyme gives MSAFSAIGEEREIDQNEFTPGIEPQATWCPGCGDFGVLKALKGAMAELGKNPDEVLLVTGIGCSGKLSSYFNSYGYHSIHGRSLPVARAAKLANPDLEVVAAGGDGDGYGIGGNHFMHTARENHDMTYIVFNNEIFGLTKGQTSPTSPKGHKSKTQPHGSAKDPVRPLSMSLSAGASYVARTAAVNPNQAKEIIKEAVEHDGFAHIDFLTQCPTWNKDARQYVPYTDIQQDDEFDFDVTDRREAADAMYDAESRLYEGEVLTGRFYRDDRPSYSQEKQSTGEMPETPLAERYFDDDYEWERSYDFMDRHR, from the coding sequence ATGAGTGCATTCAGCGCAATCGGTGAGGAACGGGAGATCGACCAGAACGAGTTCACCCCGGGTATCGAACCCCAGGCGACGTGGTGTCCGGGCTGTGGCGACTTCGGCGTCCTCAAGGCGCTGAAGGGCGCGATGGCCGAACTCGGCAAGAACCCCGACGAGGTGCTGCTGGTGACGGGCATCGGCTGCTCGGGCAAGCTCTCGTCGTACTTCAACAGTTACGGCTACCACTCCATCCACGGGCGCTCGCTGCCGGTCGCCCGCGCCGCCAAACTCGCCAACCCCGACCTCGAAGTGGTCGCGGCCGGCGGGGACGGCGACGGCTACGGCATCGGCGGGAACCACTTCATGCACACCGCCCGGGAGAACCACGACATGACCTACATCGTGTTCAACAACGAGATCTTCGGGCTGACGAAGGGGCAGACCTCCCCGACCAGTCCGAAGGGTCACAAGTCGAAGACCCAGCCCCACGGGAGCGCGAAGGACCCCGTGCGGCCGCTCTCGATGTCGCTGTCTGCGGGCGCGTCCTACGTCGCGCGCACCGCGGCGGTGAACCCGAACCAGGCTAAGGAGATCATCAAGGAGGCCGTCGAGCACGACGGCTTCGCCCACATCGACTTCCTGACGCAGTGTCCGACGTGGAACAAGGACGCCCGACAGTACGTCCCCTACACGGACATCCAGCAGGACGACGAGTTCGACTTCGACGTCACCGACCGCCGCGAGGCGGCCGACGCGATGTACGACGCGGAGTCGCGCCTCTACGAGGGCGAGGTGCTCACCGGGCGGTTCTACCGGGACGACCGCCCCTCCTACAGCCAGGAGAAGCAGTCGACGGGCGAGATGCCCGAGACGCCGCTCGCGGAGCGCTACTTCGACGACGACTACGAGTGGGAACGGTCCTACGACTTCATGGACCGACACCGCTGA
- a CDS encoding 2-oxoacid:acceptor oxidoreductase subunit alpha has translation MTDNELVWRIAGGSGDGIDSTSQNFAKALMRSGLSVFTHRHYPSRIRGGHTYVEVRASADKVKSRGDGYNCLLALGDSFARNPQDEAYYGNEEVKPLSENLDELREGGVIVYDEGLLDGSEVDDLDERAEENDWHVYPLDLRGMAREHGREVMRNTAGVGATAALLGMDTGPFEELMEERMGGDILEQNLDIIQMAYDQVAEMDHSHDLRVPEGEHDETQVLVSGSTAIAYGALDEGCRFIAGYPMTPWTDVFTIMSQNLPAMGGISEQVEDEIAAAALALGASHAGAKAMSGSSGGGFALMSEPLGLAEITETPVVLVESMRAGPSTGMPTKPEQADLEHVLYTSQGDSNRVVFAPGNQQEAYEQTRTAFQLAYDYQMPAIVIYDQKLSGELQNVPESFFDREPNPDLGATLTEEQVAEAEHHASGKFNRYQHDPENGVSPRSLPGQADGRFLASGNEHNPQGHIDEDPDNRIAQMNRRMRKLSSIRTELDEAEESNQTLHDPSGDAEYGILTWGSSQGTVEEAVDRLNERGHAVKSLGVSDMMPYPEADVAGFLESVDECLVVEMNATAQFRGLTQKELGRFGEKMSSLLKYNGNPFEPAEIVEGFEASINGGDPAGETTKYVPAAGD, from the coding sequence ATGACTGACAACGAACTGGTCTGGCGCATCGCCGGCGGTTCTGGTGACGGGATAGACTCCACCAGCCAGAACTTCGCAAAGGCGCTGATGCGTTCAGGGCTTTCGGTCTTTACGCACCGACACTACCCGTCGCGTATCCGCGGCGGTCACACGTACGTCGAAGTTCGCGCGAGCGCCGACAAGGTGAAATCGCGCGGCGACGGCTACAACTGCCTGCTCGCGCTGGGGGACAGCTTCGCGCGCAACCCACAGGACGAAGCCTACTACGGCAACGAGGAGGTAAAACCGCTCTCGGAGAACCTCGACGAACTCCGCGAGGGAGGCGTCATCGTCTACGACGAGGGGCTGCTCGACGGGAGCGAGGTCGACGACCTCGACGAGCGCGCCGAGGAGAACGACTGGCACGTCTACCCCCTCGACCTCCGCGGGATGGCCCGCGAACACGGCCGCGAGGTCATGCGCAACACCGCCGGCGTCGGCGCGACGGCGGCGCTGCTGGGCATGGACACCGGCCCGTTCGAGGAGCTCATGGAAGAGCGCATGGGCGGCGACATCCTCGAACAGAACCTCGACATCATCCAGATGGCGTACGACCAGGTCGCGGAGATGGACCACTCACACGACCTGCGCGTCCCCGAGGGGGAGCACGACGAGACGCAGGTGCTCGTCTCCGGGAGCACGGCCATCGCCTACGGCGCCCTCGACGAGGGCTGTCGGTTCATCGCCGGCTACCCGATGACGCCGTGGACGGACGTCTTCACCATCATGTCCCAGAACCTGCCCGCGATGGGCGGCATCTCCGAGCAGGTCGAAGACGAGATCGCGGCCGCCGCGCTCGCCCTCGGGGCGAGCCACGCGGGCGCGAAGGCCATGTCCGGCTCCTCGGGCGGCGGGTTCGCCCTCATGTCCGAGCCGCTCGGACTGGCCGAGATAACGGAGACCCCGGTCGTGCTCGTCGAGTCGATGCGCGCCGGTCCCTCGACCGGGATGCCGACGAAACCCGAGCAGGCCGACCTGGAGCACGTCCTCTACACGAGTCAGGGCGACTCCAACCGCGTCGTCTTCGCGCCGGGCAACCAGCAGGAGGCCTACGAGCAGACCCGGACGGCCTTCCAGCTCGCCTACGACTACCAGATGCCCGCCATCGTCATCTACGACCAGAAGCTCTCGGGCGAACTGCAGAACGTCCCCGAGTCCTTCTTCGACCGCGAGCCGAACCCCGACCTCGGGGCGACGCTCACGGAAGAGCAGGTCGCGGAGGCGGAACACCACGCCTCGGGCAAGTTCAACCGCTACCAGCACGACCCCGAGAACGGCGTGAGCCCGCGCAGCCTGCCCGGCCAGGCGGACGGGCGGTTCCTGGCGTCGGGTAACGAGCACAACCCGCAGGGTCACATCGACGAGGACCCCGACAACCGCATCGCGCAGATGAACCGGCGCATGCGGAAGCTCTCGTCCATCCGGACGGAACTCGACGAGGCCGAGGAGTCGAACCAGACGCTCCACGACCCGTCGGGCGACGCGGAGTACGGCATCCTCACCTGGGGCAGCAGCCAGGGCACCGTCGAGGAGGCCGTCGACCGCCTCAACGAGCGCGGACACGCGGTGAAGTCCCTCGGCGTCAGCGACATGATGCCGTACCCGGAGGCGGACGTCGCCGGGTTCCTCGAATCCGTCGACGAGTGTCTCGTCGTCGAGATGAACGCGACGGCACAGTTCCGCGGGCTGACGCAGAAGGAACTCGGCCGCTTCGGCGAGAAGATGTCGAGTCTGCTGAAGTACAACGGCAACCCCTTCGAGCCCGCGGAGATCGTCGAGGGCTTCGAGGCGAGCATCAACGGTGGGGACCCGGCGGGCGAGACGACGAAGTACGTCCCCGCGGCAGGTGACTGA
- a CDS encoding DICT sensory domain-containing protein, with protein sequence MSLTELIAGVEAHEKTLTVFNADEDVVESLREHFSDRNVVVEQGDAAGGPSDYVVLSKDEEFLTAASVEQVLNPRRDARPYFEHDGGRPILDHLDETMFTSYDTRQMVSASREIEDRAWRIGAGELHAGFQKLSVLETQLDVYEQLGDRPNLDVHAYAYPDVDFPDHESFTVHVERSKEVERSWFVIYDGAGVDANKCALLAEEREPRRFYGFWTYDPDTVDWLLEHLRTAYGLIETDGGETDGDIRH encoded by the coding sequence ATGTCTCTCACCGAACTAATCGCGGGGGTGGAAGCACACGAGAAGACCCTCACGGTCTTCAACGCCGACGAGGACGTCGTCGAGTCGCTCCGCGAGCACTTCAGCGACCGAAACGTCGTCGTAGAACAGGGGGACGCGGCGGGGGGGCCGAGCGACTACGTCGTCCTCAGCAAGGACGAGGAGTTCCTCACCGCCGCGAGCGTCGAGCAGGTGCTGAACCCGCGACGGGACGCCAGGCCCTACTTCGAACACGACGGCGGCAGGCCTATCCTCGACCACCTCGACGAGACCATGTTCACGTCCTACGACACGCGACAGATGGTCTCGGCCTCGCGCGAGATCGAGGACCGGGCGTGGCGCATCGGGGCCGGCGAACTCCACGCCGGCTTCCAGAAGCTCTCGGTGCTCGAGACACAACTCGACGTCTACGAGCAACTCGGCGACCGACCGAACCTCGACGTCCACGCCTACGCCTACCCCGACGTCGACTTCCCGGACCACGAGTCGTTCACCGTCCACGTCGAGCGCTCGAAGGAGGTCGAACGCTCCTGGTTCGTCATCTACGACGGGGCGGGCGTCGACGCGAACAAGTGCGCCCTGCTCGCCGAGGAGCGCGAACCCCGCCGGTTCTACGGCTTCTGGACGTACGACCCCGACACCGTCGACTGGCTCCTCGAACACCTGCGGACCGCCTACGGTCTCATCGAGACCGACGGCGGCGAGACGGACGGCGACATCCGTCACTGA
- a CDS encoding N-acyl homoserine lactonase family protein: MSDVQLTVLDRGRVRADTNFVVDGHAVATASNPDPTHDYAEFAVWNLVVETPDATVLWDTGSHPEAGDGYWPTPLYEAFAHVDAADHPLPADLAAAGYGLDDIDAVVMSHLHLDHAGGLEHFAGTDVPVYVHAEELPFAYFSAKTTEGSIAYFAPDFDHDLNWQVVYGERATPFAGVELVHLPGHTPGLLGALIRREDARSVLVVGDEAYVEANYVEGRPMATGLLWSNRAWHDSLVRARELERRHDAYVVLGHDLERFEEMRSVL, encoded by the coding sequence ATGAGCGACGTGCAACTGACCGTCCTCGACCGGGGGCGCGTCCGCGCCGACACGAACTTCGTCGTCGACGGCCACGCGGTCGCGACGGCGTCGAACCCCGACCCCACCCACGACTACGCCGAGTTCGCCGTCTGGAACCTCGTCGTCGAGACGCCCGACGCCACCGTCCTGTGGGACACCGGGTCGCACCCCGAGGCGGGCGACGGCTACTGGCCGACCCCGCTGTACGAGGCGTTCGCGCACGTCGACGCGGCCGACCACCCCCTCCCCGCCGACCTGGCGGCGGCCGGCTACGGGCTCGACGACATCGACGCGGTGGTGATGAGCCACCTCCACCTCGACCACGCCGGCGGCCTCGAACACTTCGCCGGGACGGACGTGCCGGTGTACGTCCACGCCGAGGAACTCCCGTTCGCGTACTTCAGCGCGAAGACGACCGAGGGCTCCATCGCCTACTTCGCGCCCGACTTCGACCACGACCTGAACTGGCAGGTGGTGTACGGCGAGCGGGCGACGCCGTTCGCGGGGGTCGAACTCGTCCACCTGCCGGGCCACACCCCCGGTCTGCTGGGCGCGCTGATTCGCCGGGAGGACGCGCGGTCGGTCCTCGTCGTCGGCGACGAGGCGTACGTCGAGGCGAACTACGTCGAGGGGCGACCGATGGCGACCGGGTTGCTCTGGAGCAATCGAGCGTGGCACGACTCGCTCGTGCGCGCGCGGGAACTGGAGCGCCGCCACGACGCGTACGTCGTCCTCGGCCACGACCTGGAGCGCTTCGAGGAGATGCGGTCGGTGCTCTGA
- a CDS encoding luciferase domain-containing protein, translating into MTTTDSDITTEVGSWPGVTVGPHRFAGTEFSLDGREFGHLHAGWQVDVPFTRRLRDALVAEGAAAEHHLYPESGWVTYYLDSEAGSAGAVRLLRLSYLARVAALRRRADPPGELEGVDVAAELARLDPSDAVRTAFGLDPVEG; encoded by the coding sequence ATGACCACCACAGACAGCGACATCACGACGGAAGTCGGGTCCTGGCCGGGCGTCACCGTGGGCCCTCACCGCTTCGCCGGTACGGAGTTCTCCCTCGACGGCCGGGAGTTCGGCCACCTCCACGCCGGGTGGCAGGTCGACGTCCCGTTCACGCGGCGGCTCCGCGACGCCCTCGTCGCGGAGGGCGCCGCCGCCGAACACCACCTCTACCCCGAGTCGGGGTGGGTGACGTACTACCTCGACAGCGAGGCCGGGAGCGCGGGTGCGGTTCGTCTGCTGCGCCTCTCGTACCTCGCCCGGGTCGCCGCGCTCAGACGACGGGCGGACCCGCCCGGCGAACTCGAGGGTGTGGACGTCGCCGCGGAACTGGCACGCCTCGACCCGAGCGACGCGGTCCGGACGGCGTTCGGACTCGACCCGGTAGAAGGGTGA